In Polaribacter sp. L3A8, a genomic segment contains:
- a CDS encoding ABC transporter permease has translation MIFLFEKDTWQEIYGSIRKNKTRTAITIFGAFWGILLLVGLLGAAKGIENSFNSMFGDFATNSVFMSGSKTSMPFKGFQEGRQINLTLSDVDKIRTEIEGVQFVVPRNATGGQVIHGLKTGNFTIFGDFPLIDRVQKKNLIEGRFINQSDIDENKKICVISEGVYKELFDKNEEAIGTYIKVSGINYKVVGVYTAGRFEGKNNVHIPFSTFKVVYNKGDKFEWMVVTGKKEFDIVQVEADVKLLLKNLHKIHPDDNRAFRGFNLGKEISKVTGFLTGMQFLTWFVGIATLIAGVFAIGNILLITVKERTKEIGIRRALGATPNKVRQQIILESLFLTLLAGSLGIIAGGVILMVIDYFELLVNPTVNIPIVLIAYAVLVTLGTLIGFIPAYMATIVKPIDALREE, from the coding sequence ATGATATTTTTATTCGAAAAAGATACTTGGCAAGAAATTTATGGTAGTATTCGAAAGAATAAAACCAGAACTGCAATTACTATTTTTGGTGCATTTTGGGGAATCCTTTTATTGGTAGGTTTATTGGGTGCAGCCAAAGGAATTGAAAATAGTTTTAATAGCATGTTTGGTGATTTTGCTACTAATAGTGTTTTTATGTCTGGTAGTAAAACCTCGATGCCTTTTAAAGGATTTCAAGAAGGTAGGCAAATTAATTTAACATTAAGCGATGTCGATAAAATTAGGACAGAAATTGAAGGAGTTCAGTTTGTTGTACCAAGAAACGCAACAGGCGGACAAGTAATACATGGATTAAAAACGGGTAATTTTACCATTTTTGGCGATTTTCCTTTAATAGATAGGGTTCAAAAAAAGAACTTAATCGAAGGGAGGTTTATCAACCAAAGTGACATAGATGAGAACAAAAAAATCTGCGTAATAAGTGAAGGTGTTTATAAAGAATTGTTTGATAAAAATGAAGAAGCCATAGGTACTTATATAAAAGTTAGTGGTATCAATTATAAAGTAGTTGGTGTGTATACTGCTGGTAGGTTTGAAGGAAAAAATAACGTTCATATTCCTTTTAGTACTTTTAAAGTAGTCTATAACAAAGGAGACAAGTTTGAATGGATGGTTGTAACTGGTAAAAAAGAATTCGACATTGTTCAGGTAGAAGCAGATGTAAAACTATTACTAAAAAATTTACATAAAATTCATCCAGATGATAACAGGGCTTTTAGAGGGTTTAATTTAGGAAAAGAAATTTCTAAGGTAACTGGGTTTTTAACCGGAATGCAGTTTTTAACTTGGTTTGTGGGGATTGCAACCTTAATTGCAGGTGTTTTTGCAATTGGTAATATTTTATTGATTACTGTAAAAGAGCGTACAAAAGAAATAGGAATAAGAAGAGCGTTAGGAGCAACACCTAATAAAGTGAGACAACAAATTATATTAGAATCATTATTCTTAACATTATTAGCAGGTTCTTTAGGAATCATTGCTGGGGGAGTTATTTTAATGGTCATCGATTATTTTGAGTTATTAGTAAACCCAACAGTAAACATACCTATTGTTTTAATTGCGTATGCAGTTTTAGTAACTTTAGGAACATTAATAGGTTTTATACCTGCATATATGGCAACAATAGTGAAACCAATAGACGCATTAAGAGAAGAATAA
- a CDS encoding ABC transporter permease — protein MFDLDRWREIFQSISKNKLRSALSGFTVAFAILLFTLLFGIGNGLQNTFKNEFAKDAMNSIYIWTNNTTKAYKGNQIGRKIQFKNDDFTYIKETFGDKIQTISPRIQRSENVVYKDEKDTYTVRGVYPEYYVLESAEVTEGRFLNYRDIHEKAKVVVIGRMVEKDLFGQISAFGKQLNIGGIIYQVIGVFADPGGDSDERYIYTPFTTMQKLYGNNDYVDDFGITYNPDLSIDEAIAFSSEMHRELKKRHNVSPNDQRGIGLDNYATDNKEVSGMMFGLSILILVIGFGTLIAGVVGISNIMVYIVKERTKELGIRKAVGATPKMIVGMIMQEAVFITAISGYVGLLIGVGILKLAGPSLEKYFILNPSVSQPVVIGATLTLVCAGLIAGYLPAKKAARIKPVEALNAD, from the coding sequence ATGTTTGATTTAGACCGTTGGAGAGAAATTTTTCAGAGCATTAGTAAAAACAAGTTGCGTTCTGCGTTATCTGGTTTTACGGTGGCGTTTGCTATTTTGCTTTTTACACTACTTTTTGGTATTGGTAATGGACTGCAAAACACTTTTAAAAATGAGTTTGCTAAAGACGCCATGAACTCAATTTATATCTGGACAAACAATACTACAAAAGCATATAAAGGAAATCAAATAGGAAGAAAAATTCAATTTAAAAATGACGATTTTACCTATATCAAAGAAACCTTTGGAGATAAAATTCAGACAATAAGTCCTCGAATTCAGCGATCTGAAAATGTGGTTTATAAGGATGAAAAAGATACTTACACAGTAAGAGGTGTATATCCAGAATATTATGTGCTAGAATCTGCCGAGGTTACAGAAGGACGGTTTTTAAATTATAGAGATATTCATGAAAAAGCAAAAGTTGTTGTAATTGGTAGAATGGTTGAAAAAGATTTATTCGGGCAAATAAGCGCTTTTGGGAAACAATTGAATATTGGTGGAATTATTTATCAAGTAATTGGTGTTTTTGCTGATCCAGGAGGAGATAGTGATGAAAGATATATTTATACTCCCTTTACTACTATGCAAAAATTATATGGTAATAATGATTATGTAGATGATTTTGGTATTACTTATAATCCAGATTTAAGTATTGATGAAGCGATTGCTTTTAGTAGTGAAATGCATAGAGAATTAAAGAAAAGACATAATGTTTCTCCTAATGATCAAAGGGGAATTGGGTTAGATAATTACGCAACCGATAACAAAGAAGTGTCAGGCATGATGTTCGGCTTAAGTATTTTAATTCTTGTAATTGGTTTTGGAACCTTGATTGCTGGTGTTGTAGGGATTAGCAATATTATGGTGTACATCGTTAAAGAAAGAACAAAAGAATTAGGAATAAGAAAAGCAGTTGGTGCTACACCAAAAATGATTGTTGGTATGATTATGCAAGAAGCTGTATTTATAACTGCAATTTCTGGTTATGTAGGCTTGTTAATAGGAGTTGGAATTTTAAAACTTGCAGGTCCTAGTTTAGAAAAGTATTTTATTTTAAACCCTAGTGTTTCTCAGCCCGTAGTTATAGGAGCAACCTTAACACTTGTTTGTGCCGGTTTAATTGCAGGATATTTACCTGCCAAAAAAGCAGCAAGAATTAAACCCGTAGAAGCATTAAACGCAGATTAA
- a CDS encoding ABC transporter ATP-binding protein, translated as MIRIEKLHKSYPIGKDSLHVLKGIDLHIKEGEFVSIMGSSGSGKSTLLNIVGLLDEHDEGDYYLNGQLIKNLNEKKAAILRNKFLGFVFQSFNLISYKTALENVALPLYYKGINRKDRLKIALDYLDKVGLKDWANHLPNELSGGQKQRVAIARALVTKPKVVLADEPTGALDSTTTDSVMDLLKDINNEGMTVFVITHEEEVAEQTKRIVRLKDGLIISDEYTNNAKAV; from the coding sequence ATGATTAGAATAGAAAAACTACACAAATCTTACCCAATTGGTAAAGATTCTCTACACGTTTTAAAAGGTATAGATTTACATATTAAAGAAGGCGAATTTGTTTCTATTATGGGGTCTTCTGGTTCCGGAAAATCTACATTATTAAATATTGTTGGTTTATTAGATGAACATGACGAGGGTGATTATTATTTAAATGGTCAATTAATAAAGAACTTAAATGAAAAAAAAGCAGCCATTCTAAGAAATAAATTTTTAGGGTTTGTTTTTCAATCATTTAATCTAATTTCTTATAAAACAGCTTTAGAAAATGTTGCACTTCCTTTGTATTATAAAGGAATCAATAGAAAAGATCGTTTAAAAATAGCATTAGACTATCTAGATAAAGTTGGTTTAAAAGATTGGGCAAACCATTTACCAAATGAACTTTCTGGTGGACAGAAACAACGTGTGGCTATTGCGAGAGCTTTGGTTACAAAACCAAAAGTTGTTTTAGCAGATGAACCTACTGGAGCATTAGATTCTACAACTACAGATTCTGTAATGGATTTATTAAAAGATATTAATAATGAAGGAATGACGGTTTTTGTAATTACCCATGAAGAGGAAGTTGCAGAACAAACAAAAAGAATTGTGCGTTTAAAAGATGGTCTAATTATTAGTGATGAATACACTAATAATGCAAAAGCAGTTTAA
- a CDS encoding thiol-disulfide oxidoreductase DCC family protein, whose translation MIDLPKNKKIILFDGVCNLCNDAVLKVIKYDTKNVFLFTALQSKSGKEIIKKLGIDISKIDSIILYEPGVSYDVKSTAALNIMNTFGGIWPLSQIFLFLPEGFRNYVYDYIAKNRYKWFGKKESCMIPTPELEEKFLD comes from the coding sequence ATGATTGATTTACCAAAAAACAAAAAGATTATTTTATTTGATGGCGTTTGTAATTTATGCAATGATGCTGTTTTAAAAGTGATTAAATACGATACAAAAAACGTCTTTTTATTTACAGCTCTACAGTCTAAAAGTGGGAAAGAAATTATTAAAAAATTAGGCATCGATATTTCTAAAATTGATTCGATTATTTTATACGAACCAGGTGTTTCTTATGATGTAAAATCTACAGCAGCCTTAAATATTATGAATACTTTTGGCGGAATTTGGCCACTTAGTCAAATCTTTTTATTCTTACCAGAGGGTTTTAGAAACTACGTGTATGATTATATTGCAAAAAACAGATACAAATGGTTTGGTAAAAAAGAAAGCTGCATGATACCAACCCCTGAATTAGAAGAGAAATTTTTAGATTAA
- a CDS encoding HAD family hydrolase: MIKRDLPKEIKCVIFDMDGVIIDSEEIHKKAYYETFTSIGVSVSDDLYKTLTGSSTINAFQKLVAHFNLDLDPEELVLDKRKRYVNFFENDPTLHLVKGVEELIKHCYNKGLTLILASSSAMVNIDRVFNRFNLNQYFTAKISGADLTESKPHPEIFEKAAVLGATPKENCVVIEDSDNGVKAANDAGIFVFGFKNPMAEDQTLKNANFIVNNFKRLHKII, encoded by the coding sequence ATGATAAAAAGAGACTTACCAAAAGAAATAAAATGTGTTATTTTTGACATGGATGGCGTAATTATAGATTCTGAAGAAATCCATAAAAAAGCCTATTACGAAACCTTTACTTCTATTGGCGTTTCTGTTTCTGATGATTTATACAAAACCTTAACAGGTTCTTCTACTATTAATGCTTTTCAGAAATTGGTGGCACATTTTAACTTAGACTTAGATCCAGAAGAATTGGTTTTAGATAAAAGAAAACGATATGTAAATTTCTTTGAAAACGATCCTACTTTACATTTGGTTAAAGGTGTAGAAGAATTGATAAAACATTGCTACAACAAAGGTTTAACTTTAATTTTAGCTTCTTCATCTGCAATGGTTAATATCGACAGAGTTTTTAATCGATTTAATTTAAATCAATACTTTACAGCTAAAATTAGTGGTGCAGATTTAACAGAATCTAAACCTCATCCAGAAATTTTTGAAAAAGCAGCTGTTTTAGGTGCTACCCCAAAAGAAAACTGTGTGGTAATTGAAGATTCTGATAACGGTGTAAAAGCTGCCAATGATGCTGGTATTTTTGTTTTTGGTTTTAAAAACCCAATGGCAGAAGATCAGACTTTAAAAAACGCCAATTTTATTGTCAATAATTTTAAACGACTGCATAAAATTATTTAA
- a CDS encoding GumC family protein — MQKETSLNYIFQEEEPINIREQLEKYLFHWKWFVVTIVLALAMAYAYSYYIPNKYRVATSILIGDESIGGLSSELSAFKDLGLIGGGKKSIENEIGILKSYTLMERVVKELGVHISFYKEDRVRNTEIYNTEVPFKIAFFSKEKMYSLNTSFTIRSLSASQFEIVLDDGSAQKHVFGENVSTKFGDITVTPTNTKNIHINEVVRVVISPLKNVVDGLRGALQVGLIFEKSSLLELSLITQNKEKATAILNELVQQYNRDAVADKNLIGNNTSTFINERLAVIEKDLSAVDKGVEDFKSNNRLTGIPTESMLVLKSNEELRKKIIGLNTQIRLTDYVMAYITENKDNLIPPNLGLNDGSVDANTVQYNALILERNRILKGSSDINPIIVNLNSQIAQLRASISQGLVNLKSSLTISLNDAKEAESKVNSRMVSVPKQEREFRDIQRQQQIIESLYLYLLQKREENAISLAVTVPNAKVIDTARGSDVPISPKRKVIYMMALALGLAIPIAVIYLMFLFDNKVHNSKEVEAIVKAPLLGEIPNTKDTEKVVVHKDDRSGIAESFRMIRTNLDFMLAGVRGRGKTIFVSSTVTNEGKTFIALNLASVLVLSNKKVLLIGADIRKPRFEEYLNIKLGKGLTHYLTDSSLKVSDVIEHVEALNIDVLHSGVIPPNPSELLSNGRFEDVLAYGKEHYDFVIVDTAPVKLVTDTMLLGKNADLFIYTIRANYSDKRLLEIPAKLYKEKRFPNLAVLLNDVDVERGYGYGYGYGEVEVKKPWWKKR; from the coding sequence ATGCAAAAAGAGACATCTTTAAATTATATATTTCAGGAAGAAGAGCCTATAAATATACGAGAACAATTAGAAAAATATTTATTTCATTGGAAATGGTTTGTAGTAACTATAGTACTTGCACTCGCAATGGCGTATGCATATTCTTATTACATACCTAATAAATATAGGGTAGCTACTTCTATTTTAATTGGTGATGAAAGTATTGGCGGTTTATCTAGTGAGCTTTCTGCTTTTAAAGATTTAGGTTTAATAGGTGGAGGTAAAAAATCAATAGAAAATGAAATAGGTATTTTAAAATCGTATACGCTAATGGAGCGTGTTGTAAAAGAACTAGGAGTACATATTAGTTTTTATAAAGAAGATAGAGTTCGTAATACAGAAATTTACAATACCGAAGTACCTTTTAAAATAGCTTTTTTTTCTAAAGAAAAAATGTATTCTTTAAATACTTCCTTTACCATTCGTTCACTTTCTGCTTCACAGTTTGAAATTGTTTTAGATGATGGAAGTGCACAAAAACATGTGTTTGGAGAAAATGTAAGTACAAAATTTGGAGACATAACAGTAACGCCTACTAACACCAAAAATATTCATATAAATGAAGTAGTAAGGGTTGTAATTTCACCACTAAAAAATGTTGTAGATGGTTTAAGAGGTGCTCTTCAAGTAGGTTTAATATTTGAAAAATCTAGTTTATTAGAACTTAGTTTAATTACTCAAAATAAAGAAAAAGCAACAGCTATTTTAAATGAATTAGTACAGCAATATAATAGAGACGCTGTTGCCGATAAAAACTTAATTGGTAATAATACAAGTACTTTTATTAATGAACGTTTGGCAGTTATTGAAAAAGATTTATCTGCCGTAGATAAAGGGGTAGAAGATTTTAAATCTAACAATAGATTAACAGGTATTCCTACAGAGTCTATGTTGGTTTTAAAAAGCAATGAAGAGTTAAGAAAAAAAATTATAGGGCTAAATACACAAATAAGATTAACGGACTATGTAATGGCATATATAACCGAAAATAAAGACAATTTAATTCCTCCTAATTTAGGTTTAAATGATGGTAGTGTAGATGCTAATACGGTACAATATAATGCGTTAATTTTAGAGCGAAATAGAATATTAAAAGGTTCTAGTGATATTAACCCAATAATTGTAAACTTAAATTCTCAAATAGCACAATTAAGAGCAAGTATTTCACAAGGACTTGTAAATTTAAAATCATCTTTAACAATTTCGTTAAATGATGCTAAAGAGGCAGAAAGTAAGGTAAACTCTAGAATGGTGTCTGTGCCAAAACAAGAAAGAGAGTTTAGAGATATTCAGAGACAACAACAAATTATAGAAAGTTTGTATTTGTATTTATTACAAAAAAGAGAAGAAAATGCCATTTCATTAGCTGTTACAGTTCCTAATGCTAAGGTAATTGATACTGCAAGAGGTAGTGATGTTCCTATAAGTCCTAAACGTAAAGTTATTTATATGATGGCACTAGCATTAGGACTAGCTATACCAATTGCAGTAATTTATTTGATGTTTTTATTTGATAATAAAGTACATAATAGTAAAGAGGTAGAAGCTATTGTTAAAGCTCCTCTTTTAGGTGAAATACCTAATACTAAAGATACAGAAAAAGTTGTTGTACATAAAGATGACAGAAGTGGTATTGCCGAATCTTTTAGAATGATTCGTACAAATTTAGATTTTATGTTAGCAGGCGTAAGAGGACGCGGAAAAACCATTTTTGTATCTTCTACAGTAACTAACGAAGGGAAAACGTTTATTGCTTTAAATTTAGCATCTGTATTAGTACTTTCAAATAAAAAAGTATTATTAATAGGTGCAGATATTAGAAAACCTCGTTTTGAAGAATATTTAAATATAAAATTAGGTAAAGGTCTTACGCATTATTTAACAGACAGCTCTTTAAAGGTTTCTGATGTTATTGAGCATGTAGAAGCTCTTAATATTGATGTTTTACATTCTGGAGTTATACCTCCAAATCCATCAGAATTATTAAGTAACGGACGTTTTGAAGATGTTTTAGCATACGGAAAAGAACATTACGATTTTGTAATTGTAGATACTGCTCCTGTAAAATTAGTAACTGATACCATGTTATTGGGTAAAAATGCAGATTTATTTATTTATACCATTAGAGCAAATTATTCCGATAAAAGATTGTTAGAAATTCCGGCAAAATTATACAAGGAAAAACGATTTCCTAATCTTGCTGTTTTATTAAATGATGTTGATGTAGAAAGGGGCTATGGCTATGGTTATGGTTACGGAGAAGTTGAGGTTAAAAAGCCTTGGTGGAAAAAACGATGA
- a CDS encoding polysaccharide biosynthesis/export family protein, translating to MKYIYLTFTLLLILATSCVSKNKVVYFGNTNGIEINNILQQYEPTIQKDDLLSITVSATNAEAVLPFNLYETPVSGNSAVGSKPLAYLVNSNGEIKFPVLGLLKVTGITTDALSTLLSNKLSQYITNPIVNISTTNFKVTVLGEVNKPGTYNVSNQRITIVEALGLAGDLTINGNRLNITLIREKNGQRFFIPIDITNKELFNSPYYYLSQNDLIYVEPNKTKINSSVIGANTSIIFASITTLVSIIAILTR from the coding sequence ATGAAGTACATATATTTAACGTTTACCTTGCTTTTAATACTTGCAACCTCTTGTGTTTCTAAAAATAAGGTAGTGTATTTTGGAAATACTAATGGAATTGAAATAAATAATATACTGCAACAGTATGAACCTACTATTCAAAAAGACGATTTGTTAAGTATAACTGTATCTGCTACAAATGCAGAAGCCGTTTTACCATTTAATTTGTACGAAACTCCTGTTTCAGGAAATTCAGCAGTAGGTTCCAAACCTTTGGCTTATTTGGTAAATTCTAACGGAGAAATTAAGTTTCCTGTTTTGGGTCTTTTAAAAGTTACAGGGATAACTACCGATGCTCTAAGCACTTTGTTGTCTAATAAATTATCACAATACATAACCAATCCTATTGTAAATATTAGTACCACTAATTTTAAAGTAACAGTATTAGGAGAGGTAAATAAGCCAGGTACATACAATGTATCAAATCAGCGAATTACCATTGTAGAAGCTTTAGGGTTAGCGGGAGATTTAACAATTAATGGAAATAGATTAAATATAACATTGATAAGAGAGAAAAATGGACAACGTTTTTTTATCCCCATAGATATTACTAATAAAGAATTATTTAATTCACCTTATTATTACTTATCTCAAAATGATCTTATTTATGTAGAGCCTAATAAAACTAAAATAAACTCCTCCGTTATTGGTGCAAATACCAGTATTATTTTTGCTTCAATTACAACATTAGTATCCATTATTGCCATTTTAACAAGATAA
- a CDS encoding MraY family glycosyltransferase, whose protein sequence is MLQQVLSNLTVVSILAVINSLLLVYYVIPKISWVIITRNLNEKPNERSSHKGATPTMAGVAFFITLIMTLFFIQYYDTEHIGLNLIASATLIFMVGVKDDLVVSSPKAKLFMEALAVLFLFFHNALESSNLNGFLGIFEIPLWFVYIASTILVLTIINAYNLIDGIDGLASIIAIIIFSVFALIFYSINLFFYYLVCLSFIGMLFAYLFFNFSTKNKIFMGDTGSLLIGFCIAFLSLRFMAIDVNLYSHFTFKPENGFFILMAILCIPLFDMLRVIGVRLLHNKSPFYPDRNHSHHVLIDFGMSHFKATMLLGFINYMFVILIIILGTFLNSFKMLAVFFIAFGLFLLLFYKLKRSINAARLKVVK, encoded by the coding sequence ATGCTACAACAAGTCTTGTCTAATTTAACGGTAGTAAGCATACTAGCTGTTATTAATTCGCTTTTATTAGTGTACTACGTAATACCTAAAATAAGTTGGGTAATTATAACCCGTAATTTAAATGAAAAACCAAATGAACGGAGTTCTCATAAAGGAGCAACACCTACTATGGCAGGTGTAGCCTTTTTTATTACTTTAATCATGACATTGTTTTTTATTCAATATTACGACACAGAACATATTGGATTAAATTTAATAGCTAGTGCTACACTGATTTTTATGGTAGGAGTTAAAGATGATTTGGTGGTATCTTCTCCAAAAGCAAAGCTTTTTATGGAGGCATTAGCAGTATTGTTTCTGTTTTTTCATAATGCTTTAGAAAGTAGTAATTTAAATGGTTTCTTAGGCATTTTTGAAATACCATTATGGTTTGTGTACATAGCTAGCACAATATTGGTATTAACTATTATAAATGCTTATAATTTAATTGATGGTATAGATGGTTTGGCTTCTATTATTGCTATTATAATTTTTAGTGTATTTGCCTTAATTTTTTATAGCATTAACTTATTCTTCTATTATTTAGTTTGTTTAAGTTTTATAGGCATGCTATTCGCATACTTGTTTTTTAATTTTTCAACAAAGAATAAAATTTTTATGGGAGATACAGGCTCTCTATTAATTGGTTTTTGTATTGCTTTTTTGTCTTTAAGGTTTATGGCAATAGACGTTAATTTATATAGCCATTTTACTTTTAAGCCAGAAAACGGATTCTTTATTTTAATGGCTATTCTATGCATTCCTTTGTTTGATATGTTAAGAGTTATAGGAGTACGATTATTACATAATAAAAGCCCTTTTTACCCAGACAGAAATCATTCACATCATGTTTTAATAGATTTTGGCATGTCTCACTTTAAAGCAACTATGTTGTTAGGTTTTATAAACTACATGTTTGTAATCTTAATTATAATATTAGGAACCTTCTTAAATAGTTTTAAAATGTTAGCAGTGTTTTTTATTGCTTTCGGGTTGTTTTTACTGCTTTTCTATAAATTAAAAAGAAGCATTAATGCAGCACGTTTAAAAGTAGTAAAGTAG
- a CDS encoding WecB/TagA/CpsF family glycosyltransferase, producing the protein MIKLKDVIVKVYSKDLEELSLFNTKKIINTINPHSYCEAKKDNLFSKALNESDVILPDGTGIVLAAKVIQGKTIKKIAGADLHQFLLEKAQAKKLNVFYLGASENTLGLIRERVRKEFPAITVNTYSPPYKPAFSLEDNENMIAAVNKFNPDILFVGMTAPKQEKWVDTNKAFLNVKVITCIGAVFDFYAGTVKRSSPFWIKLGLEWLPRLLKEPKRLWRRNFVSTPLFLLDLVKAKIF; encoded by the coding sequence ATGATAAAATTAAAAGACGTAATTGTAAAGGTCTATTCTAAAGACTTAGAAGAGCTGTCACTTTTTAATACAAAAAAAATAATCAATACTATAAACCCTCATTCTTATTGTGAAGCAAAAAAGGATAACCTTTTTAGTAAAGCTCTTAATGAAAGTGATGTGATTTTACCAGACGGAACTGGAATTGTATTGGCGGCTAAAGTAATTCAGGGTAAAACTATAAAAAAGATTGCAGGTGCAGATTTACATCAGTTTTTATTAGAAAAGGCACAGGCAAAAAAGTTAAATGTTTTTTATTTAGGAGCATCAGAAAATACATTAGGTTTAATTAGAGAGAGAGTGCGTAAAGAATTTCCTGCCATTACTGTAAATACTTATTCTCCTCCTTATAAGCCTGCTTTTTCTCTAGAGGATAATGAGAACATGATAGCAGCTGTAAATAAATTTAATCCGGATATATTATTTGTAGGTATGACGGCTCCAAAACAAGAAAAATGGGTAGATACCAATAAAGCATTTCTTAATGTAAAGGTTATTACTTGTATTGGTGCAGTATTCGATTTTTATGCAGGCACTGTAAAACGATCTAGTCCATTTTGGATAAAATTAGGGTTAGAATGGTTGCCCAGACTATTAAAAGAACCCAAACGTTTGTGGAGACGTAATTTTGTATCTACACCACTTTTTTTATTGGATTTGGTAAAAGCCAAAATTTTTTAA
- a CDS encoding glycosyltransferase family 4 protein, translating into MIKKIVFLLHLPPPVHGSSMVGQFIKESNLINTRFETKYIDLGTSKTIDEIGKNPFGKILRYLSIVFQSFKHFLVYKPDLIYLAITAKGFGFYKDVVIVFLVKCFRIPLVLHFHNKGVHTKQDKKFDDFLYRKVFKNTKVILLSKYLYYDIKKYVNESDVYYCANGIPGIDKDIVSKSIKNEIPKLLFLSNLIESKGVIVLLKALKILATKGVDFTCNFVGGEGDISKDVFTERVKELQLEKQVFYLGKKYNSDKTIIFNNSDIFVLPSYNDCFPLVLLEASQFGLPMVATLEGAIPEIIENGINGFLVTQKNVEDLAEKLEVLISNSALRNSMGMAAKQKYEQSYTLKQFENNLLNILNSIDKKKKI; encoded by the coding sequence ATGATTAAAAAAATAGTATTCCTTTTACATCTTCCACCGCCTGTGCATGGTTCGTCTATGGTAGGTCAGTTTATAAAAGAAAGCAATTTAATTAATACACGTTTTGAAACCAAATATATAGACTTAGGTACATCAAAAACTATTGATGAAATAGGTAAAAATCCATTCGGAAAAATTTTAAGGTATTTGTCTATTGTTTTTCAGTCTTTTAAACATTTTTTAGTTTATAAACCAGACTTAATATATTTAGCAATTACTGCAAAAGGTTTTGGTTTTTATAAAGATGTTGTTATTGTTTTTTTAGTAAAATGTTTCAGAATTCCATTAGTACTTCATTTTCATAACAAAGGTGTACATACTAAACAAGATAAAAAGTTTGATGATTTTTTGTATCGAAAGGTATTTAAAAACACAAAAGTAATTCTATTATCTAAGTATTTGTATTATGATATTAAAAAGTATGTTAATGAAAGTGATGTATATTATTGTGCTAATGGTATACCTGGAATAGATAAAGATATTGTTAGTAAATCAATAAAAAACGAAATACCAAAACTTTTGTTTTTATCTAACCTTATTGAGTCTAAAGGAGTAATTGTGTTGCTAAAGGCTCTAAAAATATTAGCTACTAAAGGTGTAGATTTTACATGCAATTTTGTTGGAGGAGAAGGAGATATATCAAAAGATGTATTTACAGAAAGAGTAAAAGAACTTCAACTAGAAAAACAGGTGTTTTATCTAGGTAAAAAGTACAATAGTGATAAAACAATAATTTTTAATAATTCGGATATTTTTGTTTTGCCTTCATATAATGATTGTTTCCCTTTAGTCTTGTTAGAGGCTTCTCAGTTTGGTTTGCCAATGGTTGCTACTTTAGAAGGAGCAATACCAGAGATTATAGAAAATGGCATAAATGGCTTTTTGGTAACACAAAAAAATGTAGAGGATTTGGCAGAAAAGTTAGAAGTGTTAATAAGTAATTCTGCTCTTAGAAATAGTATGGGGATGGCTGCTAAACAAAAATATGAACAGTCTTATACCTTAAAACAATTTGAAAATAATTTGCTAAATATTTTAAATTCCATTGATAAGAAAAAGAAGATATGA